The sequence GCCACCTTGCTGGTGGGGAAGACTTCCTTGAGATAGTCGCCGCAGCCGATGGTGCCGGCGGAGCCAGTGGTCAGCACCACGCCGCGATATTCATCCCGCGGCCCCATCTCCTTTTCCAGCACTTCCTGCATGGCGTGGCCGGTGACGTAGTAATGCCAGAGGTGATTGCCGAACTCGTCGAACTGGTTGAAAATGACCACGTCATTGCGGGTACGGCGAAGCTCCCAGCACTTGTCGAAGATTTCCTTGACGTTGCTCTCACAGCCGGGGGTGGCGATGACCTCGCCGGCCAGGCGCGACAGCCATTCGAAGCGCTCGCGGCTCATCTCCTCCGGCAGGATGGCGATGGAATCGCATCCCAGCAGAGCGGAGTTATACGCGCCGCCGCGGCAGTAGTTGCCGGTGGAGGGCCAGACCGCTTTCTGCCAGGTGGGGTCGAACTGGCCGGTCACCAACCGCGGCACCAGACAGCCAAAAGTGGCGCCGACCTTGTGCGCGCCGGTGGGGAACCATTTGCCGACCAGGGCGATGATGCGCGCCGGCACGCCGGTCAATGAGGACGGGAACTCGATGTAATTGACGCCGTTGAAGCCGCCGCCGAAGGGCACCGGCTCGTTCTTCCAAGTGATGCGGAAGAGGTTCAGCGGGTTGACGTCCCACAGGCCAACTTTCTTGAGCTGGGCCTTGATGGTATCGGGGATGAGGTCCGGGTTGCGCTGTTGCTCGAAGGTGGGGATGATGATGCGGCGCTCGCGAGCGCGCTGGACGGCACGGCGCAGGACTTCCTGGTTGATGGTCAGGTCCATGGCAATACCTCCGTAATGTGAAGAGATCAGGGTTTCCGAACAGTTTGCTCCAGAAAGTTAAGAGAGCCAGCGGCCTCAGCTATTTGTCTGAGGTCTGACATATTATACCATGCAAACGCGGGGACGTCAAACCGTGGGAATGGGGCCGGCAGTTGGCTCCCCTCCCCTCGCGCAGGGAGCGGCTATCCTTTCCACCGACCTTCTGCTTTGCACTTCCCATACCCCGGGGTATAATACGGGGGCGACCTGTGGACAGGCACAGGATCACTAGAACGGGGCCGCGCGCCCCCTAGAATCGAAGGCATCGTGGAGCAGGAAACCTACGTCGCGCTGGACCTGGAGACCACCGGGCTTTCTCCAGAGCGAGACCGCATCATTGAAATCGGGATGGTGAAGTTCACGCCCCAGGGCGTGTTGGACACCTTCGCCACCTTTGTGAACCCTGGCCGGCCCATCCCCTTCCAGATCACCCAGCTCACCGGCATCCGGGATCGCGATGTGCGCGACGCACCGACTATGGAGACCCTCCTGCCGGCCATCCGCTCCTTCATCGGCAAAGGCACCCTGGTCGGGCACAACATCGGGTTCGACATCTCGTTCCTGGCGGCCGCCGGCCTGCGCCTGCGCAATCCCTCGATCGACACCTTCGCCCTGGCCGGCATCGTCTGGCCGCACGCCGCCCACTATAACCTGGCCACCCTGGCCTCGGAAATGGGCATCACCCCGCAGGCTTCCCACCGCGCCTTGGAGGACGCGGACACCGCCCGGCAGTTGTTCCTGGCACTGCTGGAACGCGCCCGCCAGCTCCCGCTCAGCCTGATCCAGGATATCAACCGCCTGGCCGAGGGGACCGGCTGGCCGCTGGCCGGCATCTTCCGCTCCATCGAACATGCGCGCACCCGCAGTGGTTTCGCACGCGCCACCCTGGCAGATCAACTGCGCGCCAAGGGCCTGCTGGATGACAGCGGGGCGGTGGCCCTGCTGGAAGATGTCGAAGCGGTGGAGGAAGTAGCGCCGGCCCCGGACCTGGTCTCCTTCGACATCGAAGCGCAAAAGGCGCTGTTCCTGCCCGACGGCCTGCTGGCACAGCAGTTCCCCGGCTATGAGTTCCGCTCCCAACAGGTGACCATGCTCGAGGCGGTGGCGGAGACACTGCGGGACGGCGGGGTGCTGATGATTGAGGCCGGCACTGGCACCGGCAAAACCCTGGCATACCTGGTGCCGGCAGCCTACTACGCCGTGTCGCAGGGCAAGCGCGTCGTCATCTCCACCAACACCATTAATCTGCAGGACCAAATTTATCAGAAGGATATCCCTGACCTCCAGCGCATCCTGCCCTTCCCGTTCCGCGCAGCGGTGCTCAAGGGCCGTTCCAATTACCTCTGTCTGCGCAAGCTCCAGACCATGAAACAGTCCCGGCAGTTGTCCGCCGATGAGGTGCACGCCCTGGCGCGCATCCTTATCTGGGCGCAGAGCACAGCCACCGGCGACCAGGCGGAGCTGATGCTTCCCACCGACACCGATAAAGCGGTCTGGTCGTACCTCTCGGCGGAATCCGAGACCTGCCTAAACGAGGAATGCCGGTACTTTCAGCGCGGCAGTTGCTTCCTTCAGCGGGCACGCCAGCGGGCCGCCGGCTCCCATCTCATCATCGTCAACCACTCCCTCCTGCTGGCCGACGCGGCCATCGAGAACGCGGTCCTGCCGGACTATGACTGCCTTATCGTGGACGAAGCCCATCACCTGGAGGATGCCACCACCAAACAGCTCAGCTTTCATGTCTCTCAGCCGGCCATCGAACAGGAGCTGGGCTGGCTGACCGGTTCCTCCCGTGGGCGCGGCTTCCAGGGGCTTTTGCACGAGGCAGTTGCCCTGTTCTCCCCGCACCTGGCGCCGGACTCCCGTGCCGAGCTGATGCGGTTAAGCCAGGAGATCGCCGGCCTTGCCGAGCAGGTGCGCGACGCCGCGCAGTCCCTTTTCTCGTCCCTGGCGGCCTTCGCCGAGCACCAGAACAATACTTCGGGGGATTACAGCCTGCGCCTGCGCATCACCGATGCCCTGCGGGTCCAGCCGCGCTGGTCCCAGATCGAGATAATGTGGGACAATACGGCGGTGCTGATCAGCGGCCTGCGGGAACACCTGCGCCGGCTGGGGCAGATGGCAGTGGAAGCGGCCTCCCTGGACGACGTGGAAGGTCTGCCGGAGTTCATCCTCGACCTGGCCGGCCGCGCCGAATTCTGGAACCTGATCCAGTCGGAAGTCACCGCCATATTGACAAGCTCGCGTGCCAATCGGGTGGACTGGCTGGAAATACTGCCGGAGGCCAACACCGCCTCCCTGCACTCCGCGCCCCTACATGTGGGGGAGATGATCTACGAGTATCTGCTGAGCCGCCGGCATGCGGTGGTGTTCACCTCCGCGACCCTGCGCGCCGGCGAGGATTTCTCCTTCCTGCGCGAGCGGCTGGGCATCCTCGATGCCCGCGAGGTGGCGCTGGATTCGCCCTTTGATTACCGCGCCTCCACGCTCATCTACTGCCCGACGGACATGCCGGAGCCCTCCCAGCCCTTCTACCTGGCCAGCGTGGCGCGGGCCATCGAGCAGGTGGCGCTGGCCCTGCGCGGCCGCACGCTGGTGCTCTTCACCTCGTACCACCAACTGCGCAAGGCGCTGGAGCTGGCGGGGCCGGCACTGCACGAGGCCGGCATCACGATCCTGGCACAGGGCAATGGGTCTTCCCGCACCCAGCTCCTCCAGCAGTTCAAGGAAAGCTCCGATACGGTGCTCTTCGGCACGCGCAGTTTCTGGGAGGGCATTGATGTGGTGGGGCCGGCGCTGAGCTGTGTCATTATCACCCGCCTGCCCTTCGCCGTGCCTACCGAACCCATCTTCGAGGCGCGCTCCGAGGCATTCGAAGACCCCTTCCAGCAGTATTCGGTGCCCGATGCCATCCTGCGCTTCCGCCAGGGGTTCGGCCGGCTGATCCGCAGTCACACCGACCGCGGCGTAGTCGTCATCCTGGACCGCCGCGTGCTCAGCAAGCGCTACGGCCAGATGTTCCTCAAAGCCCTGCCCTCCTGCACGGTCGAGCACGGCCCGCTGGACTTCGTCGGCCACCGCGCCGCCCAATGGGTCGGGTCACGGAGCTGATATGCGTTCCCTGTGCCCGCGCGCTGCCCGGCTCCTCTCACGATGGGATACCCCGCTGGCCGGCATCTTGCTGGCCGGCCTGCTCCTGCGCCTGCTCCGCCTGGACTTCCAGCCGCTCTGGTTCGACGAGGGCTACAGCTTCTATTTCTCCCATCTGCCGGCGCCGGCACTGCTGGCCGCCACGGCGGTGGACATTCACCCGCCCCTCTATTACCTGGTGCTCAAGGCC is a genomic window of Anaerolineae bacterium containing:
- a CDS encoding pyridoxal-phosphate dependent enzyme — translated: MDLTINQEVLRRAVQRARERRIIIPTFEQQRNPDLIPDTIKAQLKKVGLWDVNPLNLFRITWKNEPVPFGGGFNGVNYIEFPSSLTGVPARIIALVGKWFPTGAHKVGATFGCLVPRLVTGQFDPTWQKAVWPSTGNYCRGGAYNSALLGCDSIAILPEEMSRERFEWLSRLAGEVIATPGCESNVKEIFDKCWELRRTRNDVVIFNQFDEFGNHLWHYYVTGHAMQEVLEKEMGPRDEYRGVVLTTGSAGTIGCGDYLKEVFPTSKVA
- a CDS encoding DEAD/DEAH box helicase family protein; its protein translation is MEQETYVALDLETTGLSPERDRIIEIGMVKFTPQGVLDTFATFVNPGRPIPFQITQLTGIRDRDVRDAPTMETLLPAIRSFIGKGTLVGHNIGFDISFLAAAGLRLRNPSIDTFALAGIVWPHAAHYNLATLASEMGITPQASHRALEDADTARQLFLALLERARQLPLSLIQDINRLAEGTGWPLAGIFRSIEHARTRSGFARATLADQLRAKGLLDDSGAVALLEDVEAVEEVAPAPDLVSFDIEAQKALFLPDGLLAQQFPGYEFRSQQVTMLEAVAETLRDGGVLMIEAGTGTGKTLAYLVPAAYYAVSQGKRVVISTNTINLQDQIYQKDIPDLQRILPFPFRAAVLKGRSNYLCLRKLQTMKQSRQLSADEVHALARILIWAQSTATGDQAELMLPTDTDKAVWSYLSAESETCLNEECRYFQRGSCFLQRARQRAAGSHLIIVNHSLLLADAAIENAVLPDYDCLIVDEAHHLEDATTKQLSFHVSQPAIEQELGWLTGSSRGRGFQGLLHEAVALFSPHLAPDSRAELMRLSQEIAGLAEQVRDAAQSLFSSLAAFAEHQNNTSGDYSLRLRITDALRVQPRWSQIEIMWDNTAVLISGLREHLRRLGQMAVEAASLDDVEGLPEFILDLAGRAEFWNLIQSEVTAILTSSRANRVDWLEILPEANTASLHSAPLHVGEMIYEYLLSRRHAVVFTSATLRAGEDFSFLRERLGILDAREVALDSPFDYRASTLIYCPTDMPEPSQPFYLASVARAIEQVALALRGRTLVLFTSYHQLRKALELAGPALHEAGITILAQGNGSSRTQLLQQFKESSDTVLFGTRSFWEGIDVVGPALSCVIITRLPFAVPTEPIFEARSEAFEDPFQQYSVPDAILRFRQGFGRLIRSHTDRGVVVILDRRVLSKRYGQMFLKALPSCTVEHGPLDFVGHRAAQWVGSRS